A single region of the Bacillus cereus genome encodes:
- a CDS encoding 2-hydroxymuconate tautomerase, whose product MPYVTVKMLEGRTEEQKKALAEKVTAAVSETTGAPEENIVVFIEEMSKNHYAVGGKRLSDK is encoded by the coding sequence ATGCCATACGTAACAGTGAAAATGCTAGAAGGACGCACAGAAGAACAAAAGAAAGCTCTTGCTGAGAAAGTAACAGCAGCAGTAAGCGAAACAACTGGTGCTCCTGAAGAAAACATCGTTGTTTTCATCGAAGAAATGTCTAAAAACCATTATGCAGTTGGCGGAAAACGCTTAAGCGACAAATAA